In a single window of the Pseudomonas sp. B21-015 genome:
- a CDS encoding amino acid permease — MSPVSQPGATAPQDDDLKVLHSMGYAQQLSRRMGVFSNFAISFSIICILSGGINSLAQGTSGAGGAAIGIGWPLGCLISGVFAMAMAQISSAYPTAGGLYHWGSILGNRFTGWLTAWFNLLGLITVLGAINVGTYYFFFGAFGPTLGMQDTITTRVIFLAILTGIQALCNHFGIGLTAKLTDFSGYLIFATATALTIVCLIAAPSYEFVRLVTFSNYSGAAGGNVWPQVSNGWIFMLGLLLPIYTITGYDASAHTSEETHKAAVSVPLGMVTSVAWSLLFGWVMLCSFVLMLPSMDEAAKQGWNVFFWAMDSQVNPAIKMALYVAIFISQFLCGLATVTSVSRMIFAFSRDGGLPFSKALATVSPSHRSPVAAIWTGATLAVLFVWGSSLVSIGETPVYTIVVSCTVIFLFFSFIIPIVLGLFTYGTAKWPTMGPWNMGRALYSLFAILSILSMVLIFAIGIQPPNDWALYITLGFLILTAIIWFAFEARRFQGPPVGEMIIKRQAEIAAVEEALNKQAGS; from the coding sequence CTTTTCGATCATCTGCATCCTCTCGGGTGGCATCAACTCGCTGGCACAGGGCACCTCGGGTGCAGGCGGCGCGGCAATCGGTATCGGCTGGCCACTGGGGTGCCTGATTTCCGGGGTTTTCGCCATGGCCATGGCGCAGATTTCCTCGGCCTACCCAACCGCTGGCGGCCTCTATCACTGGGGCTCGATTCTCGGTAACCGCTTCACCGGCTGGCTGACGGCCTGGTTCAACCTGTTGGGATTGATCACGGTGCTCGGCGCGATCAACGTCGGCACTTATTACTTCTTTTTCGGAGCCTTCGGACCGACCCTGGGCATGCAAGACACGATCACCACACGGGTCATTTTCCTGGCGATCCTGACCGGCATCCAGGCCTTGTGTAACCACTTCGGCATCGGCCTGACCGCCAAGCTCACCGACTTCTCGGGCTATTTGATCTTCGCCACGGCAACCGCGCTGACCATCGTCTGCCTGATCGCCGCGCCCAGCTATGAGTTCGTCCGCCTGGTGACCTTCAGCAACTACTCCGGCGCGGCCGGCGGCAACGTCTGGCCACAAGTGTCGAACGGCTGGATTTTCATGCTCGGCCTGCTCCTGCCGATCTACACCATCACCGGCTATGACGCCTCCGCGCATACTTCTGAAGAGACCCACAAGGCTGCCGTGTCGGTCCCGCTCGGGATGGTCACGTCGGTGGCCTGGTCGTTGCTGTTCGGCTGGGTCATGCTCTGCTCGTTTGTACTGATGTTGCCGAGCATGGATGAGGCCGCCAAGCAGGGCTGGAATGTATTCTTCTGGGCGATGGACAGCCAGGTGAACCCGGCTATCAAAATGGCGCTTTATGTGGCGATTTTCATCTCGCAGTTTCTCTGCGGGCTGGCGACCGTGACCTCGGTCTCACGCATGATCTTCGCCTTCTCCCGTGACGGCGGCCTGCCCTTCTCCAAAGCACTGGCCACGGTCTCACCGAGCCATCGCAGCCCGGTGGCGGCGATCTGGACCGGTGCCACGCTCGCGGTGCTGTTCGTCTGGGGATCGTCGCTGGTATCGATCGGCGAAACGCCGGTGTACACGATCGTGGTCTCTTGTACGGTGATCTTCCTGTTCTTCTCTTTCATCATTCCCATCGTGCTGGGGCTGTTTACCTACGGGACTGCGAAGTGGCCGACCATGGGACCATGGAACATGGGGCGCGCGTTGTACTCGTTGTTCGCCATCCTCTCGATCCTCTCGATGGTGCTGATCTTTGCCATCGGCATCCAGCCACCGAACGATTGGGCGCTGTACATCACGCTCGGTTTTCTGATTCTGACGGCAATCATCTGGTTCGCCTTTGAAGCCCGACGCTTCCAGGGCCCGCCCGTGGGCGAGATGATCATCAAGCGTCAGGCAGAAATTGCCGCGGTTGAAGAGGCGTTGAATAAACAAGCGGGAAGCTGA
- a CDS encoding RidA family protein — protein sequence MANHDLTFLPDPDAESISSDVAGFGGLLVSTQIPTRADGSLELGDIALQSECTLQALKVALERAGSSMDRVLHLTIYLTDMADRAAFNEVYQRFFAKPWPVRAAVGVAALAVEGMRVEVTAMAAKG from the coding sequence ATGGCTAACCACGACCTCACTTTCCTCCCCGATCCAGATGCGGAATCCATCTCCTCCGACGTCGCCGGTTTCGGCGGCCTGCTGGTCTCCACCCAGATCCCCACCCGCGCCGACGGCAGCCTGGAGCTGGGCGACATCGCCCTGCAGAGCGAGTGCACCCTGCAGGCGCTCAAGGTAGCGCTGGAGCGTGCCGGCAGTTCCATGGACCGGGTTCTGCATCTGACCATCTACCTCACCGACATGGCCGACCGCGCTGCCTTCAACGAGGTCTACCAGCGCTTTTTCGCCAAGCCCTGGCCGGTTCGCGCCGCCGTTGGCGTGGCTGCCCTGGCAGTCGAAGGCATGCGCGTGGAAGTCACCGCGATGGCGGCCAAGGGCTGA
- a CDS encoding DUF6124 family protein: protein MFKVTPNPPDTDPASPYESTHSKKLNEAAERALDHYLKPPKEPAAARKPSTMFIVAPGVDSESLLAHACESLASASVMASDIAGLLEGPQRNTMLALQQVIMLGELAVNRVLDNIDPQA, encoded by the coding sequence ATGTTCAAAGTAACACCCAATCCACCGGACACCGATCCGGCATCCCCATACGAATCCACCCATTCAAAAAAGCTCAACGAAGCCGCTGAACGCGCGCTCGATCATTACCTCAAGCCCCCCAAAGAACCCGCCGCGGCCCGTAAACCGAGCACAATGTTTATCGTCGCGCCCGGTGTCGATTCGGAAAGCCTGCTGGCCCACGCCTGTGAGTCGTTGGCATCGGCGAGTGTCATGGCCAGTGATATCGCGGGTCTGCTGGAAGGGCCGCAACGCAACACGATGCTGGCGCTGCAACAGGTCATCATGCTGGGCGAACTGGCAGTGAACCGGGTTCTGGACAATATCGATCCGCAGGCTTAA
- a CDS encoding bifunctional 2-polyprenyl-6-hydroxyphenol methylase/3-demethylubiquinol 3-O-methyltransferase UbiG, producing the protein MPASESNLLQSWHHNAQSWIEAIRTGTIESRLKVTDQAILLAVLGRQPERVLDLGCGEGWLLRALAERAINAVGVDGDATLVEAARAAGSSRVHLASYEALVAAKVDIGSDYDLICANFALLHQDIIPLLAAMNALLAPGGALVIQTLHPWTAAAGDYQDGWRKETFAGFKGQWQPMPWYFRTLSSWLNALDLAGFRLAGLQEPQHPQSPVPQSLLLVAERRG; encoded by the coding sequence ATGCCTGCCTCCGAATCCAACCTCCTCCAAAGCTGGCACCACAACGCCCAATCCTGGATCGAAGCCATTCGCACCGGCACTATCGAAAGCCGCCTCAAGGTCACCGACCAGGCAATCCTGCTGGCGGTGCTAGGCCGCCAACCCGAGCGCGTGCTCGACCTGGGCTGCGGCGAGGGCTGGCTGTTGCGCGCGCTGGCTGAACGGGCCATCAACGCGGTGGGTGTGGATGGCGATGCGACGCTGGTTGAGGCGGCGCGGGCGGCGGGCTCTTCGCGGGTGCATTTGGCGAGCTATGAAGCGTTGGTGGCGGCGAAGGTGGACATCGGCAGCGACTACGACCTGATCTGCGCCAACTTCGCCCTGCTGCACCAGGACATCATCCCTCTGCTCGCCGCCATGAACGCCCTGCTCGCCCCTGGCGGCGCGCTGGTGATCCAGACGCTACATCCGTGGACCGCGGCAGCGGGCGACTATCAGGATGGTTGGCGCAAAGAGACCTTCGCTGGGTTCAAGGGGCAGTGGCAACCCATGCCGTGGTACTTCCGCACCCTGTCCAGTTGGCTCAATGCGCTGGACTTGGCCGGTTTTCGACTGGCCGGCTTGCAGGAGCCGCAGCACCCGCAAAGCCCTGTGCCGCAGTCGTTACTGTTGGTGGCCGAGCGACGGGGGTGA
- a CDS encoding putative selenate ABC transporter substrate-binding protein: MLKRTLAVAVGLILSFGTLLAQAADTLKVSAIPDEAPTELLRKFKPLGAYLEQQLGMKVEFVPVSDYPAVVEALATDRIDLAWLGGFTFVQARLKTGNAIPLVQREQDAQFTSKFITADPAVKSLADLKGKTFAFGSVSSTSGSLMPRYFMLKEGIKPESYFSRVGYSGAHDATVAWVQAGKVDAGVLNASVWEKLVAAGKVDTTKVKVFSTTPAYFDYNWTVRGTLDPALAAKIKAAFLALDPANPKDKEILDLQAASRFIETKPENYKGIEEAARAAELLK, translated from the coding sequence ATGCTCAAGCGTACCCTGGCAGTGGCCGTCGGCTTGATCCTGTCTTTTGGCACCCTGCTGGCGCAAGCCGCCGACACCCTGAAAGTCAGCGCGATTCCCGATGAAGCCCCGACCGAACTGCTGCGCAAGTTCAAGCCACTTGGCGCCTATCTGGAACAACAATTGGGCATGAAGGTCGAGTTCGTGCCCGTGAGCGACTATCCGGCCGTGGTCGAGGCGCTGGCCACCGACCGCATCGACCTGGCCTGGCTGGGCGGTTTCACGTTCGTGCAGGCACGCCTGAAAACCGGCAATGCCATTCCGCTGGTACAGCGCGAACAGGACGCCCAATTCACCAGCAAATTCATCACCGCCGACCCGGCCGTCAAGTCCCTCGCCGATCTCAAGGGCAAGACCTTTGCATTCGGCTCGGTGTCCTCCACGTCCGGCAGTCTGATGCCGCGCTATTTCATGCTCAAGGAGGGCATCAAGCCGGAAAGCTACTTCAGTCGCGTAGGCTATTCCGGTGCCCATGACGCCACTGTCGCCTGGGTCCAGGCCGGCAAGGTGGACGCCGGGGTGCTCAACGCCAGCGTGTGGGAAAAACTGGTCGCCGCCGGCAAGGTCGATACCACCAAGGTCAAAGTGTTTTCGACCACCCCGGCGTACTTCGACTACAACTGGACGGTGCGCGGAACCCTCGACCCGGCGCTGGCGGCCAAGATAAAGGCTGCGTTCCTGGCGCTCGATCCGGCGAACCCGAAAGACAAGGAAATTCTGGATCTGCAGGCCGCCAGCCGGTTCATCGAAACCAAGCCTGAGAACTACAAGGGCATCGAGGAAGCCGCACGCGCCGCCGAACTGCTCAAATGA
- a CDS encoding phosphonate ABC transporter ATP-binding protein: MTLHLTQVSLTHANGVQALRGVDLHIGAREQVAIIGPSGAGKSSLLHLLATALRPGKGELQVLGERVWQLSARQRQRLRARIGLIHQAPPLPPRQRVVTAVLAGKLGQWGLGKSLLNLLHPLDIPGARAALTRLDLSDKLFAHCQQLSGGQLQRVGIARVLYQAPEVLLADEPVSAMDPVLAQHTLSVLCRHARQHDVTLVASLHAVELALAHFSRIIGLRDGQILFDLPASEVDHELLDKLYANEQLQSPPIAPPPLSVQIPRC, translated from the coding sequence ATGACATTGCATCTGACCCAGGTCAGCCTTACCCACGCCAACGGCGTCCAGGCGCTGCGTGGCGTGGACCTGCACATCGGGGCACGCGAACAGGTCGCCATCATTGGTCCGTCCGGTGCGGGAAAATCGAGCTTGCTCCATCTGCTGGCCACCGCCCTGCGTCCGGGCAAAGGCGAGCTGCAGGTGCTCGGCGAGCGCGTCTGGCAGCTTTCTGCCCGTCAACGTCAGCGGCTGCGTGCTCGCATCGGCCTGATCCATCAGGCGCCTCCCCTGCCCCCGCGCCAGCGCGTGGTCACCGCGGTGCTGGCCGGCAAGCTGGGTCAGTGGGGGCTGGGCAAGAGCCTGCTGAACCTGCTGCATCCGCTGGATATTCCGGGCGCACGCGCGGCATTGACCAGGCTGGACCTGAGTGACAAGTTGTTCGCGCATTGCCAACAACTGTCCGGTGGACAGCTACAGCGCGTGGGCATTGCCCGCGTGTTGTATCAAGCACCCGAGGTGTTGCTCGCCGATGAGCCGGTATCGGCCATGGACCCGGTGTTGGCCCAGCACACGCTTTCGGTGCTCTGTCGCCATGCCCGGCAGCACGACGTCACCCTGGTCGCCAGCCTGCATGCGGTGGAGCTGGCCCTGGCGCACTTTTCGCGCATCATCGGCTTGCGTGATGGACAGATCCTGTTCGACCTTCCGGCCAGCGAAGTCGATCACGAGTTGCTCGACAAGCTCTACGCCAACGAACAACTGCAATCCCCACCGATTGCCCCGCCGCCCTTGAGTGTGCAGATTCCCCGATGCTGA
- a CDS encoding ABC transporter permease, translating into MLTSGTRDPAALPRLLLSLLALALLWPGIRFSELDLSVLVASDSQSEMGRFVSAFWPPAHGEAFIQLLLQATLQTLAIATAGMALALLVAVPASLLASRALSLSAASRAGHPSYWGQLLRWPIRGLLIFLRSVPEIVWALLFVRAVGLGPTAGVLAIAITYSGMLGKVYAEIFESVDQRPVHALLQSGSGRLAAFCYGILPNVAAELLSYTVYRWECAIRASVVMGFVGAGGLGQQMDLSLRMFAGGEVASLLLTFLVLVLLADQLSRLLRWRLT; encoded by the coding sequence ATGCTGACGTCTGGCACTCGCGATCCGGCCGCCCTGCCCCGTCTGCTGCTCAGCCTGCTGGCCCTTGCCCTGTTGTGGCCCGGCATCCGCTTCAGCGAGTTGGACCTCAGTGTGCTGGTGGCGAGTGACAGTCAGAGTGAGATGGGCCGGTTTGTATCCGCCTTCTGGCCACCGGCCCATGGCGAGGCGTTCATCCAGCTGTTGTTGCAAGCCACCCTGCAGACCCTGGCCATCGCCACGGCCGGCATGGCCCTGGCGTTGCTGGTGGCAGTCCCCGCCAGCCTGCTCGCCAGTCGTGCTCTGTCGCTGTCCGCTGCCTCCCGGGCCGGCCACCCGAGCTATTGGGGCCAACTGCTGCGTTGGCCCATACGCGGTTTACTGATCTTTCTGCGCAGCGTGCCGGAAATCGTCTGGGCCCTGCTGTTCGTGCGCGCCGTCGGCCTCGGCCCGACGGCCGGGGTTCTGGCCATTGCCATCACCTACAGCGGCATGCTGGGCAAGGTCTACGCGGAAATTTTCGAGTCGGTCGACCAGCGTCCGGTCCACGCGCTACTGCAGTCCGGCAGCGGTCGGCTCGCAGCCTTTTGTTACGGAATCCTGCCCAATGTCGCTGCGGAGTTGCTGTCGTACACGGTGTATCGCTGGGAATGCGCAATCCGCGCCTCGGTGGTGATGGGCTTCGTCGGTGCCGGCGGCCTGGGCCAGCAAATGGATCTGTCGTTGCGCATGTTCGCCGGTGGTGAAGTGGCCAGTCTGTTGCTGACGTTCCTCGTCCTGGTGCTGCTCGCCGATCAACTCAGCCGCCTGCTGCGCTGGAGGCTGACATGA
- the phnE gene encoding phosphonate ABC transporter, permease protein PhnE — MNRLFNLALLLCIGTAVVTSFIYLGIDLGELGGTGNLKQMGAYAERFLSPDLSLGHLQAIGHGALETLAMSALGTLLAAVFGLLLALPAAGRYGWPLQSASRLVLNALRAVPELVWAALMVLAAGLGPNAGTLALALHTTGVLGRLFAEALENTPPEPADAIRLQGANAVWAFCYGTLPNLLPQLLAYILYRWENNIRMASVLGFVGAGGLGQMLYVSLSLFQEAQASTVILAMLLLVLAVDTLSSWSRQRWVKA, encoded by the coding sequence ATGAATCGTTTGTTCAACCTGGCACTGCTCCTGTGTATTGGCACAGCGGTCGTCACCTCGTTCATCTATCTGGGCATCGACCTCGGCGAACTCGGCGGCACCGGCAACCTGAAGCAAATGGGCGCTTATGCCGAGCGTTTTCTCAGCCCGGACCTGAGCTTGGGGCATCTGCAAGCCATCGGCCACGGCGCCCTGGAAACCCTTGCCATGTCTGCCCTTGGCACCCTGCTCGCGGCGGTATTCGGCCTGCTATTGGCATTGCCCGCGGCCGGACGCTACGGCTGGCCTTTGCAGAGCGCGTCACGTCTGGTGCTCAACGCCTTGCGCGCAGTGCCGGAACTGGTGTGGGCCGCGTTGATGGTCCTGGCCGCCGGGCTCGGCCCCAACGCCGGCACCCTGGCATTAGCCCTGCACACCACCGGCGTGCTCGGCCGGTTGTTCGCCGAAGCACTGGAAAACACCCCACCCGAACCCGCCGACGCCATCCGTTTGCAAGGTGCCAATGCCGTATGGGCTTTCTGTTACGGCACGCTACCCAACCTGTTGCCACAGCTTCTGGCCTACATTCTGTATCGCTGGGAAAACAATATCCGCATGGCCAGTGTGCTCGGCTTCGTCGGCGCCGGTGGTTTGGGGCAAATGCTCTATGTCAGCCTCAGCCTGTTCCAGGAAGCTCAAGCGAGCACGGTTATTCTGGCCATGCTGTTGCTGGTATTGGCTGTCGATACATTGAGCAGCTGGAGCCGTCAGCGTTGGGTCAAGGCTTGA
- a CDS encoding LysE family translocator — MEEYLFYVTISCLTIASPGPGVLLTLTNSLTYGLKNALPGILGVTLGMGGISIIAASSVGAIISSSAWMMNVVKLMGAAYLIYLGLKLLRSKPKLQNNLNEITHSEYTPSVIARFRQGFFISMLNPKPIVFFMALFPQFIKADQPFVPQFTLLASTFCALVFLIHFTYGYIATSARQKVSLGRGFLIVNRIGGVVFICFSAALIFSINFSLMIDSV; from the coding sequence GTGGAAGAATATCTTTTTTACGTGACGATATCATGCTTGACGATCGCCAGTCCGGGGCCTGGGGTGTTACTGACATTAACAAACTCACTCACCTATGGACTGAAGAATGCTTTGCCTGGAATCCTTGGCGTGACCCTCGGCATGGGGGGGATCTCTATCATTGCGGCAAGCAGTGTGGGAGCGATTATTTCCAGCTCTGCCTGGATGATGAACGTCGTTAAACTAATGGGTGCGGCTTACCTCATTTACCTTGGATTAAAGCTCCTGCGATCCAAACCGAAACTTCAAAACAACCTCAATGAAATAACACACTCTGAATACACCCCCAGTGTGATAGCCAGATTCAGGCAGGGTTTTTTCATTTCGATGCTTAACCCCAAGCCAATCGTTTTCTTCATGGCTCTTTTTCCGCAATTCATAAAGGCAGACCAACCGTTCGTTCCTCAATTCACACTGTTGGCGTCCACGTTCTGCGCACTGGTATTCTTGATTCACTTCACCTATGGCTATATCGCCACCTCAGCACGACAAAAAGTTTCTCTTGGCAGGGGCTTTTTGATCGTCAATAGAATTGGGGGTGTTGTGTTTATCTGCTTCTCGGCAGCCCTTATTTTCTCCATCAACTTTAGCTTAATGATCGACAGCGTGTGA
- a CDS encoding Mut7-C ubiquitin/RNAse domain-containing protein, translating into MTRATFRFYEELNDFLPAERRRQSFTCECARGATVKHMIEALGIPHTEVELVLLNGESVGFERVIFDGDRLAVYPKFEALDISPLLKVRAQPLRVLRFVADAHLGGLASLLRMSGFDTLYDNGFEDAEIAEIAAQQGRIVLTRDRELLKRRIISHGCYVHALKPSLQLRELYERLDLARSARPFSLCLHCNLPLHEISPELARPQVPPRVGVLYSHFLRCDACQRIYWEGSHWRGMCALLAPLLNR; encoded by the coding sequence ATGACCCGTGCAACCTTCCGCTTCTACGAGGAGCTCAACGATTTCCTGCCGGCCGAACGGCGGCGGCAGTCCTTCACTTGCGAGTGCGCGCGAGGGGCGACGGTCAAGCACATGATCGAGGCGCTCGGGATACCGCACACCGAGGTCGAGCTGGTGCTGCTCAACGGCGAGTCGGTGGGTTTCGAGCGGGTGATCTTCGACGGTGACCGGCTGGCGGTGTATCCCAAGTTCGAAGCACTGGACATCAGCCCACTGCTCAAGGTTCGTGCGCAACCTTTACGGGTGCTGCGCTTCGTCGCTGATGCGCACCTTGGCGGGCTGGCCAGCCTGCTGCGCATGAGCGGCTTCGACACCCTGTACGACAATGGCTTCGAGGATGCCGAGATCGCCGAGATCGCTGCGCAGCAAGGACGCATCGTGCTAACCCGCGACCGCGAACTGCTCAAGCGGCGAATCATCAGCCACGGCTGTTACGTGCACGCCCTGAAACCGTCGCTGCAGCTGCGCGAATTGTACGAGCGCCTCGACCTGGCGCGTAGCGCGCGCCCATTCAGCCTGTGCCTTCATTGCAACCTGCCGCTGCACGAGATCAGCCCGGAACTGGCCCGGCCGCAGGTACCGCCACGCGTTGGCGTCCTCTATTCACACTTCCTGCGCTGCGACGCCTGCCAACGGATTTACTGGGAGGGTTCGCACTGGCGCGGCATGTGTGCACTGCTGGCACCTCTGCTGAACCGATAG
- the sseB gene encoding enhanced serine sensitivity protein SseB, with translation MDIMDTKQENTLEKSLRLAADEPAHRPDFFKTLLNSTIYVLGTAGTGEGQVNLEAGSNISIAHWQKPDGSAVIPFFSSLQTLQRSIDSEESYVEIPARSLFEITLGTPLFLNPKSPYGKEFFPEEVRHLLSDEIGQKPVQRTVEKDTKVLLGQPSQYPSKMVNSLTQLLAKHRNVKRAFLALMHDASSDQKPHLIIGIEADGDIELVMREAGNVAGDTAPDGEPVDLYRVHEGESGLSDYFLKQTAPFYERKSAGWLRSLFGFGKA, from the coding sequence ATGGACATCATGGATACCAAGCAAGAAAACACCCTCGAAAAATCACTCAGGCTGGCGGCGGATGAACCGGCCCATCGACCTGACTTTTTCAAGACTCTGTTGAATTCCACTATCTACGTCCTTGGCACTGCCGGCACTGGCGAAGGTCAAGTCAACCTCGAGGCTGGTAGCAACATCAGCATCGCGCATTGGCAAAAGCCTGACGGCTCCGCTGTCATCCCGTTTTTTTCTTCGCTGCAAACACTACAAAGATCCATAGATAGCGAAGAGTCCTACGTAGAGATCCCGGCCAGATCGCTGTTTGAAATCACACTGGGCACCCCTCTTTTCCTCAATCCAAAGTCTCCTTACGGGAAAGAGTTTTTCCCGGAGGAAGTACGCCATCTGCTCTCCGACGAGATCGGCCAAAAGCCGGTGCAGCGCACGGTCGAAAAAGACACCAAAGTGCTGCTCGGACAGCCGTCGCAATATCCGTCGAAGATGGTCAACTCGCTCACACAATTACTCGCCAAACATCGCAACGTAAAGCGTGCGTTTCTGGCGTTGATGCATGACGCATCGTCTGATCAAAAGCCTCATCTGATCATTGGTATTGAAGCGGACGGAGATATTGAACTGGTCATGCGCGAAGCCGGTAACGTTGCCGGGGATACCGCTCCGGATGGCGAACCCGTTGACCTCTATCGCGTTCACGAAGGGGAATCAGGCCTTAGCGATTACTTCCTCAAGCAAACCGCCCCCTTCTATGAACGGAAGTCGGCAGGCTGGCTGCGTTCATTGTTTGGTTTTGGCAAAGCGTGA
- a CDS encoding transposase: MMGQLSSGQERLFYSFNLEDHIPANHLLRSIDQCLDLSDLRHYLADFYSPIGRPSIDPELMIRMLIVGYCYGIRSERRLCEEAHLNLAYRWFCRLSLEDEVPNHSTFSKNRHGRFRDSDLFRWLFNEVLRRCMDAGLVKGEGFAVDASIIKADACRQRGVPGDEQVNWSDPALSTRAVREYLEALDEEALAETLPKRLSLTDPQARWTAAPGGPAFYAYSTNYLIDTEHGVIVDVEPTPAHRTAEVESTKIMIDRVEAQFDIKPERLIGDTAYGTAPMLAWMVEEKDIEPHVPVWDKTERKNDSFSSNDFHWNEEAEEYRCPAGNPLRSEWRAFKNERSHVTKANTIIFRSRQTDCATCPMKAKCCPNTAFRKIARSVHEAARDVARRIAATPAYQRSRHERKKVEMLFAHLKRILQLDRLRLRGMSGASDEFTLAAAVQNLRRLAKLVSQGPPSTG; this comes from the coding sequence ATGATGGGACAGTTATCGAGTGGGCAGGAGCGACTGTTTTACTCGTTCAACCTTGAAGATCACATCCCCGCCAATCACCTTCTGCGCAGCATTGATCAGTGTCTTGATCTGAGCGACCTGCGCCATTACCTCGCCGATTTTTATAGCCCGATCGGGCGTCCGTCGATTGACCCTGAACTGATGATCCGCATGCTGATCGTCGGCTATTGCTACGGCATTCGCTCAGAGCGGCGGTTGTGCGAAGAGGCCCATCTGAACCTGGCGTATCGCTGGTTCTGCCGGTTAAGCCTTGAAGATGAAGTCCCCAATCACTCGACCTTTTCCAAAAATAGACACGGCCGTTTTCGGGACAGCGATCTCTTTCGCTGGCTGTTCAATGAAGTGCTACGTCGTTGCATGGATGCAGGCTTGGTCAAAGGTGAAGGCTTTGCCGTGGACGCCAGCATCATCAAAGCGGATGCCTGCCGGCAGCGCGGTGTACCGGGTGATGAACAGGTCAACTGGAGCGATCCGGCCCTGAGCACCCGCGCCGTGCGTGAGTATCTTGAGGCGCTTGATGAAGAGGCTCTGGCCGAAACGCTACCGAAGCGCCTGTCGCTGACTGATCCTCAAGCCCGCTGGACCGCTGCTCCAGGTGGCCCAGCGTTCTACGCTTACTCCACGAATTATCTGATCGATACCGAGCACGGTGTCATCGTGGATGTGGAACCCACACCGGCTCATCGCACGGCCGAGGTCGAGAGCACCAAGATCATGATCGACCGGGTCGAGGCGCAGTTCGACATCAAACCGGAACGCCTCATTGGCGACACCGCTTACGGTACCGCGCCGATGCTGGCCTGGATGGTGGAGGAAAAAGACATCGAGCCGCATGTGCCGGTGTGGGACAAAACCGAGCGCAAGAACGACAGCTTTTCGAGTAACGATTTCCACTGGAATGAAGAGGCCGAGGAATACCGCTGCCCGGCCGGCAACCCACTGCGCAGCGAATGGCGAGCCTTCAAGAACGAGCGTTCACACGTCACCAAAGCCAACACCATCATCTTCCGATCCCGGCAGACCGACTGCGCTACGTGTCCGATGAAAGCCAAGTGCTGCCCGAACACTGCATTCCGAAAGATCGCTCGCAGCGTCCATGAAGCCGCTCGCGATGTGGCTCGGCGCATTGCAGCAACGCCGGCGTATCAGCGCTCTCGCCACGAACGTAAAAAGGTCGAAATGTTGTTTGCCCACCTCAAGCGCATCCTGCAATTGGATCGCCTGCGGCTACGTGGCATGAGTGGCGCATCCGATGAGTTCACGCTGGCGGCCGCGGTACAGAACCTGCGACGTCTGGCCAAACTTGTATCTCAAGGGCCACCTTCTACGGGATAG
- a CDS encoding DUF1330 domain-containing protein — protein sequence MASPNKPGYAVFFIQVNNPDAYTEYASLVLPSLKPYQGRVISAVSRNDMRQIEGVPSSDRAAIIEFPSLDIAEEWYKSSTYTHATAIRNKAGVSQVVLMRGR from the coding sequence ATGGCCAGCCCCAACAAGCCTGGATATGCGGTGTTCTTTATTCAGGTAAACAATCCAGATGCGTATACGGAGTACGCATCCTTAGTCCTTCCGTCTCTAAAGCCATATCAAGGTCGCGTGATATCTGCGGTTAGTCGAAATGATATGCGCCAAATTGAGGGCGTTCCGTCCTCGGATAGAGCTGCGATTATTGAGTTTCCGTCCTTGGACATTGCGGAGGAATGGTACAAGTCCTCCACTTATACGCACGCGACGGCTATTCGAAACAAGGCTGGAGTGAGCCAAGTTGTCCTGATGCGTGGGCGTTAA
- a CDS encoding muconolactone Delta-isomerase family protein: protein MQFITLSRRVSERFSDADFAPHLEAEAQRARALYLEGFIRNIWHRGDMGGACLLVEAENETAVREKLATLPLVNSGMLEVTSVVPLKPYGGFGPRIQ, encoded by the coding sequence ATGCAATTCATCACGCTTTCGCGTCGAGTCTCGGAGCGTTTTTCCGATGCGGATTTTGCGCCTCATCTCGAAGCCGAAGCTCAGCGTGCCAGGGCTCTCTATCTGGAGGGATTTATCCGCAATATCTGGCACCGTGGTGACATGGGTGGCGCCTGCCTACTGGTTGAAGCCGAAAACGAGACTGCCGTTCGGGAAAAGCTGGCAACGCTGCCACTGGTAAATTCCGGGATGCTGGAAGTTACTTCTGTTGTACCGTTGAAACCTTATGGTGGATTTGGCCCAAGAATCCAGTAA